A region from the uncultured Macellibacteroides sp. genome encodes:
- a CDS encoding beta-N-acetylhexosaminidase: MKKIYLTILFLEMLCPLWAQHSLFPAPASYKSAKGSFIVGKKTSINGTGKYAQILVTALTSELKNNYAASTDKNAVSLVVDEKLSMPDEAYSLHITPDSVILKASSDAGLFHAKEALIQLIRAGKGNLPCCRIEDYPRYEWRGFMLDESRHFFGKEKVKQYLNIMASLRMNVFHWHLTDEPGWRIEIKRYPKLTQQGAVGNWHNPKAKEEFYTQEDIKEIVAYAAERQIMVVPEFDMPGHATAVCRAYPEVSGGGEGRWAHFTFHPCKEETYQFISNVLDEIVELFPSPFIHIGGDEVNYGNQSWFTDPQIQDFIQTNKLVDETGLEHYFIRRAADIVASKGKTMIGWDEIVDAGISPEKAVVMWWRHDRKYQLLKALENGYRVIMTPRRPLYADFVQFHSHKVGRFWNGYNPIEDIYSFPEPVEYLTKGYEDQIMGIQFSLWTERVADNKRLDFMTFPRLIAVAEAAWTPAKAKEYSSFMKRLPVFLQYLDSLGIYYFNPFDPTLHPEPGAPEKEDVLQNG; encoded by the coding sequence ATGAAAAAAATCTATTTGACTATTTTATTTTTGGAAATGTTGTGTCCTTTATGGGCACAACATTCATTGTTTCCGGCACCAGCCTCTTATAAAAGTGCCAAAGGTTCTTTTATTGTTGGCAAAAAGACCTCAATCAATGGAACCGGAAAGTACGCCCAAATACTTGTTACTGCATTGACTAGCGAGTTAAAGAACAATTACGCAGCATCCACAGATAAAAATGCAGTTTCGTTGGTGGTAGACGAAAAGTTATCCATGCCCGACGAAGCTTACTCATTACACATTACTCCAGATTCAGTTATATTGAAAGCCTCCTCAGATGCAGGATTGTTTCATGCCAAAGAGGCCTTAATTCAATTAATTCGTGCCGGAAAAGGAAATTTACCATGTTGCAGGATTGAAGATTATCCTCGTTATGAATGGCGTGGGTTCATGCTAGATGAAAGCCGCCATTTCTTTGGGAAAGAAAAAGTGAAACAATATCTGAACATTATGGCGTCTCTCCGCATGAATGTCTTTCACTGGCATCTGACTGACGAACCGGGCTGGCGCATCGAAATAAAGCGGTATCCTAAGCTGACTCAGCAAGGCGCCGTTGGGAACTGGCATAACCCTAAGGCCAAAGAAGAATTTTATACACAGGAAGATATAAAGGAAATTGTAGCTTATGCCGCAGAACGTCAGATTATGGTTGTACCAGAATTTGATATGCCCGGACATGCAACAGCGGTATGTCGCGCCTATCCGGAAGTATCAGGTGGCGGAGAAGGTCGTTGGGCTCATTTTACTTTTCATCCGTGTAAGGAAGAGACGTATCAATTCATCAGCAATGTGTTAGACGAAATTGTAGAATTATTCCCTTCTCCCTTTATCCATATTGGTGGTGATGAGGTTAATTATGGAAATCAAAGTTGGTTTACGGATCCCCAAATACAAGATTTTATCCAAACGAATAAGTTAGTGGACGAAACGGGACTTGAGCATTATTTTATTCGTCGTGCTGCTGATATTGTGGCTTCGAAAGGAAAGACCATGATTGGCTGGGATGAAATAGTAGATGCGGGAATCTCGCCGGAAAAAGCAGTGGTTATGTGGTGGCGACATGATCGGAAATATCAATTGCTGAAAGCGCTTGAAAATGGATATCGCGTAATCATGACGCCCAGAAGACCTCTGTATGCTGATTTTGTACAATTTCATTCACATAAGGTAGGCCGCTTTTGGAATGGCTATAATCCAATCGAAGATATCTACTCCTTCCCGGAACCCGTTGAGTACTTAACAAAAGGCTATGAAGATCAGATTATGGGAATCCAGTTTTCTTTGTGGACAGAAAGAGTGGCGGATAACAAACGTTTGGATTTTATGACATTTCCACGACTAATAGCTGTCGCAGAAGCCGCCTGGACTCCTGCAAAGGCAAAAGAATACAGCTCCTTTATGAAACGGCTGCCCGTTTTTTTGCAATATCTTGATTCATTGGGTATATACTATTTTAATCCTTTTGATCCGACTCTCCATCCGGAACCCGGTGCTCCGGAAAAAGAAGATGTATTACAAAACGGATGA
- a CDS encoding DUF2264 domain-containing protein, translating into MRNLLVMLILFSFLFCPAVNARQNKKGQQDRVFWVKTLIQIADPVLSNLANGTLKKNMPYESLGTGRNDFSYLEAVGRTVCGIAPWLELGADDTAEGKLREKYIALTVKGLKNAVNPNSPDYLVFGKPSQPLVDAAFLAEGLLRAPKQLWGNLDEQTREWMITELKRSRSIKPGENNWLLFASTVEAALLEFTGECDMNRMSYGINKFRDLWYKGDALYGDGPDFHMDYYNSFVIHPMLTDVLAIMKKHGIEGHIFQEKQLQRLARYAEHLERFISPEGTFPVVGRSIVYRIGVFHALGQASLMHLLPENIEPAQVRCALTAVMKNQFKSPENFDEKGWLKVGFTGNQINMSETYINTGSLYLCMAGFLPLGLPATDSFWTAPYTEWTNLKAWNGKDVKADHSIK; encoded by the coding sequence ATGAGAAATTTATTGGTTATGCTGATTCTGTTTTCTTTCTTATTCTGCCCGGCTGTAAATGCGCGGCAGAATAAGAAAGGGCAACAAGACCGGGTTTTTTGGGTAAAAACACTAATCCAAATAGCCGACCCCGTTCTTTCCAATTTAGCAAATGGCACTTTAAAAAAGAATATGCCTTACGAATCATTAGGAACCGGGCGAAATGATTTCTCTTATCTGGAAGCAGTGGGTAGGACTGTCTGTGGTATCGCACCCTGGTTGGAATTGGGAGCCGACGATACCGCCGAAGGAAAGCTTAGAGAAAAATATATCGCATTAACCGTAAAAGGATTGAAAAATGCGGTGAATCCAAACTCCCCGGACTATTTGGTTTTTGGGAAACCATCGCAACCGCTGGTTGATGCGGCATTTCTGGCCGAGGGACTGCTAAGAGCGCCCAAACAACTGTGGGGTAATTTAGACGAACAAACCCGTGAATGGATGATTACGGAATTAAAACGTAGCCGTTCTATTAAACCGGGTGAAAACAACTGGCTATTATTTGCATCGACAGTGGAAGCGGCATTACTAGAGTTTACCGGCGAATGCGACATGAACAGAATGAGCTATGGCATCAACAAGTTTCGTGACTTATGGTATAAAGGAGATGCGCTTTATGGCGACGGTCCTGATTTTCACATGGACTATTACAACAGTTTCGTGATTCATCCCATGCTAACGGATGTATTGGCTATAATGAAAAAACATGGCATTGAAGGTCATATTTTTCAGGAAAAACAATTGCAACGTCTTGCCCGCTATGCGGAACATTTAGAACGTTTTATTTCGCCGGAAGGAACGTTTCCGGTTGTGGGCCGTTCCATCGTTTACCGCATTGGTGTTTTTCACGCCTTGGGACAGGCTTCTTTAATGCATCTGTTACCTGAAAATATTGAACCAGCACAGGTTCGTTGTGCACTAACGGCCGTTATGAAAAATCAGTTTAAATCTCCGGAAAATTTCGATGAAAAAGGATGGTTGAAGGTAGGATTTACTGGCAACCAGATAAATATGTCTGAAACTTATATTAACACGGGAAGCCTATACTTATGTATGGCCGGATTCCTGCCATTGGGACTTCCGGCTACAGATTCGTTCTGGACAGCTCCATATACAGAATGGACAAACTTAAAAGCATGGAATGGAAAGGATGTAAAAGCCGACCATTCCATAAAATAG
- a CDS encoding two-component regulator propeller domain-containing protein, whose amino-acid sequence MSIYQDELGRMWFGTQEGLSMYNGEHTVSFKPSWFDKPDIQTNSNLLGNSNFPLDGDKKGSLYIVSDGSLIRYDFRSEKFHRLVSGNVKTVTFQNNKIWFGISDSVCIWNSQSNKAEFVLKLGDSFAQKIFIDSNKRLWVGSVKGLFLFKKNRQLECIIPNEDIYEIFEDSKGNLWISTRENGMYKRDVSGRIVKFMQEGNNSNSISSNHIRSFAEDNFGNIWIGTFTGLNKYNPQTNTFKLYSKDALPGSLTHSSVFSTYKDNQGSLWIGTYYGGVHYFNPETDIFTFYSAQVSRDDCLSYPFVGHMVEDKNNNIWICTEGGGLNFFDRKTKRFTYFKASTTKNSIAHDNLKGICYSNKRNKLYIGTHTGGLSIYDITRSTFRNLKKESPSFRNLAGDVINQVVLYKDKYLIMLTRKGVLKMSLDTEQVSPLFESGTNYPCVNFAVDSKDNIWLGYAQGIRRISLKDEKDQTVYPIGQKGLGRFGITKVFEDRSGRMFFGSHGSGVFSLDQKTGTFTGYSVENDLLRSNYCYDIVQSIQGYLIISGDKGLSFLNPDKKILKAAELGTALPISGINDGCGMLVCHNGEIFVGGTDGATSFFEEDLFLKSKDYKLYFSELFINNELVHPGGPAKAINQSLPYTTNIVLKHNQNNLTISFASNNYVNTLSKTTYEYMLEGFDEKWIPGNNKRISYTNLSPGKYTLHVREKQYDPASLPKSIKMDVVIKSPIYATPFSYALYIFIIVSILYLFYRFKHSQLLLQTSLAYERKEKEKIEELNQAKLQFFSNISHEFRTPLTLVIAQMELLLQSNSLAPSIYSKLLKIYKNASQMLNLISELLDFRKLEQGHITLKVTENNIIDFIREIHLSFYEYANNRSIDYQFHSDLDSVKCWYDPKQLQKVFFNLLNNAFKFTKANGSIEVVIEDTETEVIVKVMDSGIGINKDNLERVFERFYQEDNGSKSSSGTGIGLSLSKSIVELHHGCISAESRPGYGSIFIVRLRKGKEHFTEKECACEVEDKSESIVYDSIQQLSMSDETLGITEILKGEEGAQHRILIVEDNDELLQVLVSLFSGMYKVSVARDGKEGLQKAAEEMPDIILSDIMMPEMSGTEMCMKIKNNFDLCHIPVVLLTALTSSEQSIEGLQRGADDYICKPFNAKVLIARCNNLVRNRTILQKKFTKQQDFETLSLANNPIDQRFLDTVNRIIAENIDNMEFDMNLLAKELGLSRSSLFAKFKALTGMTPNDFVLNFKLKRAAKMLKNNPELQIAEISDLLGFGSPRYFSRCFKAQFNVTPADFRRKEIE is encoded by the coding sequence ATGTCAATTTATCAAGATGAGCTGGGGCGTATGTGGTTCGGAACGCAGGAGGGTTTGAGTATGTACAATGGAGAACATACGGTTTCTTTTAAACCTTCATGGTTTGATAAGCCCGACATTCAAACCAATTCTAATTTGTTAGGAAATAGTAATTTCCCCCTAGATGGAGATAAAAAAGGAAGTCTTTATATTGTATCAGACGGTTCGCTTATCCGATATGATTTTCGTTCAGAGAAGTTTCATCGTCTTGTCTCCGGTAATGTTAAGACTGTAACATTCCAGAATAACAAAATCTGGTTTGGTATTTCAGATTCGGTTTGTATTTGGAATTCACAATCTAATAAAGCCGAATTCGTTTTGAAATTGGGAGATAGTTTTGCGCAAAAGATATTTATTGATTCTAACAAGAGGCTGTGGGTCGGTTCTGTTAAGGGCCTTTTTTTGTTTAAGAAAAACAGGCAATTGGAATGCATCATTCCCAATGAAGATATATATGAGATCTTTGAGGACTCGAAAGGCAACCTATGGATTTCAACCAGGGAAAATGGCATGTATAAAAGAGATGTAAGCGGGCGGATTGTAAAATTTATGCAAGAAGGGAACAATTCAAATTCTATTTCAAGCAATCATATACGCAGCTTTGCAGAAGATAATTTTGGGAATATCTGGATTGGGACTTTTACCGGATTGAATAAATATAATCCTCAAACGAACACCTTTAAGCTTTATAGCAAAGATGCTCTGCCAGGAAGTCTTACTCATTCATCCGTCTTTTCAACATATAAGGATAATCAGGGAAGTTTGTGGATCGGGACTTATTATGGAGGTGTTCATTATTTTAATCCGGAAACCGATATATTTACTTTTTACTCGGCTCAGGTTAGCCGTGACGACTGCCTTAGTTATCCCTTTGTTGGACACATGGTTGAAGATAAAAATAATAATATCTGGATTTGTACCGAGGGTGGTGGTCTTAATTTTTTTGATCGCAAGACCAAACGCTTTACTTATTTTAAAGCAAGTACTACAAAGAATTCAATTGCTCATGATAATTTGAAAGGGATATGCTACAGCAATAAACGTAACAAATTATATATAGGAACACATACGGGAGGGCTTTCCATTTATGATATAACGCGTAGTACTTTTCGTAATTTGAAAAAAGAAAGTCCTTCTTTTAGAAATCTGGCTGGCGATGTAATTAACCAGGTTGTTCTCTATAAAGATAAATATCTTATTATGCTCACCCGTAAAGGTGTTCTTAAAATGTCTTTGGACACAGAACAGGTATCGCCTTTGTTTGAATCCGGCACTAATTATCCGTGTGTAAATTTTGCGGTAGACTCGAAAGATAATATTTGGTTAGGTTATGCCCAAGGAATCCGCAGGATAAGCTTAAAAGATGAAAAGGATCAGACTGTTTATCCTATTGGTCAGAAAGGGCTAGGTAGATTTGGCATTACAAAAGTATTTGAAGACAGGTCGGGGCGTATGTTTTTTGGGAGTCATGGTTCTGGAGTATTCTCTCTGGATCAGAAAACAGGCACTTTTACCGGATATTCGGTCGAGAACGATTTGCTTCGAAGTAATTACTGCTACGATATTGTGCAATCAATACAAGGTTACCTGATCATTTCAGGAGATAAAGGGCTATCTTTTCTGAATCCGGACAAGAAGATTTTAAAAGCGGCCGAATTGGGAACGGCTCTTCCTATTTCCGGAATTAACGATGGCTGTGGAATGCTGGTTTGTCATAACGGTGAAATTTTTGTTGGTGGAACTGATGGCGCTACGTCTTTTTTTGAAGAAGATTTGTTTTTGAAGTCTAAAGATTATAAATTATATTTTTCTGAACTCTTTATAAACAATGAGTTGGTACATCCGGGAGGACCTGCAAAAGCGATTAATCAATCGCTGCCTTACACAACAAATATTGTATTGAAACATAATCAAAACAACCTGACTATTTCTTTTGCATCCAATAATTATGTAAATACACTCAGCAAAACAACTTACGAGTATATGTTGGAAGGGTTTGATGAGAAATGGATTCCCGGTAATAATAAGCGTATTTCTTATACAAACCTAAGTCCGGGTAAATACACACTCCATGTGCGCGAAAAACAATATGACCCCGCCTCATTACCAAAATCCATTAAAATGGATGTTGTTATCAAATCGCCTATTTATGCGACACCATTTTCGTATGCTCTTTATATTTTCATTATTGTTAGCATTCTCTATTTATTTTACCGCTTCAAACATTCTCAGCTGTTGCTTCAAACTTCTTTAGCATACGAAAGGAAAGAAAAAGAGAAGATTGAAGAACTTAATCAGGCGAAACTCCAGTTCTTTTCCAATATATCGCATGAGTTCCGTACTCCTCTAACTCTTGTAATAGCGCAGATGGAACTTCTTCTGCAGAGTAACAGTCTTGCTCCATCGATTTACAGCAAATTGCTGAAGATTTATAAAAATGCCAGCCAAATGCTGAATCTTATCAGTGAATTATTAGACTTCCGCAAGCTGGAACAAGGTCATATTACCTTGAAAGTAACCGAAAATAATATCATCGATTTTATCAGGGAGATACATCTTTCCTTTTATGAGTATGCTAACAACAGAAGCATCGACTATCAGTTTCACTCCGATCTTGATTCAGTTAAATGCTGGTATGATCCGAAACAACTGCAGAAGGTTTTCTTTAATTTGCTTAACAATGCGTTTAAATTTACAAAAGCGAACGGAAGCATCGAAGTCGTGATAGAGGATACAGAAACCGAGGTTATCGTAAAAGTGATGGACAGCGGTATCGGAATTAACAAAGACAACCTGGAAAGGGTATTCGAAAGGTTCTATCAGGAGGACAATGGATCGAAATCTTCTTCAGGTACTGGCATTGGTCTTTCGCTTTCAAAAAGCATTGTGGAATTGCATCATGGTTGCATTTCGGCAGAAAGCAGACCTGGATATGGCAGTATTTTTATTGTCAGATTAAGAAAAGGAAAAGAACATTTTACAGAGAAAGAGTGTGCTTGTGAAGTTGAAGATAAGAGTGAATCTATAGTATACGACTCAATACAACAGTTATCCATGTCCGATGAAACCTTAGGAATAACTGAAATATTGAAAGGAGAAGAGGGAGCACAGCATCGTATACTAATTGTGGAAGATAATGACGAGCTTTTGCAGGTGCTCGTTTCGTTGTTCTCGGGAATGTATAAAGTTTCTGTTGCACGTGATGGAAAAGAAGGTTTGCAGAAAGCAGCGGAAGAAATGCCGGATATCATACTCAGCGACATAATGATGCCGGAGATGTCCGGAACCGAAATGTGTATGAAAATTAAAAACAACTTTGATCTTTGCCATATACCTGTCGTGTTACTTACCGCACTTACCTCTTCGGAACAAAGTATAGAAGGACTTCAGCGTGGCGCAGACGATTATATCTGCAAACCATTTAATGCGAAGGTTCTGATCGCACGTTGTAATAATCTGGTTCGCAACCGGACCATTCTTCAAAAGAAGTTTACAAAACAACAGGATTTTGAAACTCTTTCGCTTGCCAATAATCCGATTGATCAACGTTTCCTTGATACTGTTAACCGGATTATTGCTGAGAATATTGATAATATGGAGTTTGATATGAACTTGCTTGCTAAGGAGTTAGGGTTAAGCAGAAGTTCGCTTTTCGCAAAATTCAAAGCACTTACGGGGATGACACCCAACGATTTCGTATTAAATTTTAAACTAAAGCGAGCGGCGAAGATGTTGAAAAACAACCCGGAATTACAGATTGCGGAAATCTCAGATCTGTTGGGTTTTGGCTCTCCACGTTATTTTAGCCGTTGTTTCAAGGCTCAGTTTAATGTTACTCCTGCAGACTTCCGGCGAAAAGAAATAGAATAG
- a CDS encoding PepSY-associated TM helix domain-containing protein — MSFNGNRIRKWLRIIHRDLGFLMAGICLIYAVSGILLNHMNGKDPAFKNVYATVQFPKGLMNEELSMLWKEKENLPVLKKVFKYDDSHFKLMLDGGIGTYDSNAGVVSYEHHSKQELVYWINKLHYNKVNGWYIMGDIFAASLIFLAISGLFMVSRKYGLSGRGMIYLLIGIAIPILFILMI; from the coding sequence ATGAGCTTTAATGGTAATAGGATTCGTAAGTGGCTACGGATTATCCATCGGGATCTGGGGTTTTTGATGGCAGGCATTTGTTTGATATATGCAGTTTCAGGAATTTTACTGAACCATATGAACGGAAAGGATCCGGCTTTCAAAAATGTGTATGCAACTGTTCAATTTCCTAAAGGGTTGATGAACGAGGAGCTGAGCATGCTCTGGAAGGAAAAAGAAAATTTGCCGGTACTGAAGAAAGTATTTAAATACGATGATTCTCACTTTAAACTGATGCTTGACGGAGGGATTGGAACATACGACAGCAATGCGGGAGTGGTTAGTTACGAACATCATTCCAAACAAGAGTTGGTTTATTGGATCAATAAATTGCACTACAACAAAGTGAATGGTTGGTATATCATGGGAGATATTTTTGCCGCTTCACTGATATTTTTAGCTATTTCGGGCCTTTTCATGGTTTCACGCAAATATGGTTTATCAGGAAGAGGTATGATATATCTGCTTATAGGTATCGCCATACCGATACTTTTTATTCTGATGATTTAG
- a CDS encoding glycoside hydrolase family 88 protein, with amino-acid sequence MKSIIAFTCIALLTACGGTKPVKKNSLDENITFVQAQIGNEIKNIEASGKVLNPVTLKSDSSVYYCNYTDWRSGFFPGSVWYLYELTGDKSLLPLAKKYTKAIEDAKNLNWHHDVGFIVECSFGNGLRLTGDPEYKEVIVQAARSLSTRFRKAPGIIQSWNVDKGWQSERGWECPVIVDNMMNLELLFNATKLSGDSSFYKIAVSHANRTLAEQFRANGSCYHVIDYDLETGKVRNRHTAQGYSHESTWSRGQAWAIYGFTICYRETGDRKYLDQALKTFNFMRNHARLAKDLIPYWDMDAPKIPNEPRDVSSASCIASALYEISTMDVENASSYKSYADSIMASLASPAYRAALGTNGNFVLMHSVGSIPHNSEIDVPLNYADYYYLEALKRKKDLSSR; translated from the coding sequence ATGAAAAGTATTATCGCATTTACATGCATAGCGTTATTAACAGCCTGTGGCGGCACTAAGCCTGTAAAGAAGAATAGTCTGGACGAAAACATAACATTTGTTCAAGCTCAGATAGGCAATGAGATCAAGAATATTGAAGCGAGCGGAAAAGTTCTTAATCCGGTTACGCTGAAATCAGACAGTTCTGTTTATTACTGCAATTACACAGATTGGCGCAGTGGATTTTTCCCTGGTTCGGTTTGGTATTTATATGAACTAACAGGTGACAAATCTTTATTGCCTCTGGCAAAAAAATATACGAAGGCAATCGAAGATGCAAAGAACCTGAACTGGCATCACGATGTTGGTTTTATTGTTGAGTGCAGCTTTGGAAACGGACTTCGCCTTACAGGTGATCCGGAATACAAAGAAGTTATCGTACAGGCCGCCCGTTCTTTATCTACCCGCTTCCGAAAAGCTCCGGGCATCATACAATCCTGGAATGTAGACAAAGGATGGCAATCAGAACGAGGATGGGAATGTCCTGTTATCGTTGATAATATGATGAATCTTGAATTGCTGTTTAATGCAACAAAACTTTCAGGAGATTCTTCGTTTTACAAGATTGCCGTATCTCATGCTAACCGAACTCTGGCGGAACAATTCAGGGCAAACGGAAGCTGTTATCATGTGATAGACTATGATTTAGAAACAGGCAAAGTAAGAAATCGCCATACGGCACAGGGTTATTCACATGAATCCACCTGGAGCAGAGGACAAGCATGGGCAATTTACGGATTTACTATTTGTTACCGCGAAACAGGCGATCGGAAATATCTTGATCAGGCTTTAAAGACTTTCAATTTTATGAGAAATCATGCACGCCTTGCCAAAGACTTGATTCCTTACTGGGATATGGATGCGCCTAAAATTCCGAACGAACCCCGGGATGTTTCATCTGCATCTTGTATCGCCTCAGCTTTATACGAAATTAGTACAATGGACGTGGAGAATGCCTCTTCTTACAAAAGTTATGCAGACAGTATCATGGCATCGCTTGCCTCTCCGGCTTACAGAGCAGCCTTAGGTACTAACGGGAATTTTGTATTGATGCATTCCGTAGGGAGTATTCCTCATAATTCAGAAATTGACGTTCCCTTAAATTACGCCGACTATTATTATTTAGAGGCGTTAAAACGAAAGAAAGATCTTTCGTCCAGATAA